In the Lagenorhynchus albirostris chromosome 16, mLagAlb1.1, whole genome shotgun sequence genome, TTTTCATTGGCAGCCGGAGGTAGGGCCCCGCCCCCTTTCGTACAGCTCTCATCTGTGACTGGCTCTCGGGCACCGGCTGGCCACACCTCCTCCCCTCGCACATACACAAGAGTCACGCGCCTTTCAGCTGGAAACTTGGCGTGCTGAGGAGGACGCTGGCCCTCGTCTCCCCACCCATTTATCTTGCCATTGGTTCGCGGCGCCGCTCACGGCCACGCCCCCATTCCAGCCCCCTGGCTGGGAGGGCGGACGCCCGCTCGTGATTAGCTAGCTGGTCTGCCTGCCTCTCGCAGGAGCGGCTGGTActtctcccccctctcccccctcccgcCAGCCTCGAGGTTCCTGAGCTGGCCCAGGCCGAGTCAGTGTCAGTCAGGGAGGCGGACTGCTGAGCAGTGGGTGCGAACACTGCGTTGCAGTCTCGCCCAGGGGCCGGTGCCTGCGCTCGCGCCGCCGGGTGGGAAGGATGAAGCCGCAGCTGGAGCAGCCACCCTATGATTGGCTGGGGCACTTGTGAACCCGAAGTAAAGATGGCGGGCGGGCAGGCAGCCGCCGTACTGCCCACTTGGAAGATGGCGGCGCGCCGCAGCCTCGGCTCTCGCGGCCGGGGGGTCCTGCAGGCGGCGGCTGGACGGCTGTTGCCGCTGCTTCTGCTGAGCTGCTGCTGCGGCGCGGGCGGCTGCGCAGCGGCGGGCGAGAACGAGGAGACTGTGATCATCGGGTTGCGGCTGGAGGACACGAACGACGTGTCGTTCATGGAAGGGGGGGCGCTGCGGGTGAGCGAGCGGACCCGGGTCAAGCTGCGGGTGTACGGGCAGAACATCAACAACGAGACATGGTCCCGCATTGCTTTCACAGAGCATGAGCGGCGGCGCCACAGCCCGGGTGAGCGCGGGCTGGGGGGCCCTGCGCCGCCGGAGCCGGACAGCGGCCCCCAGCGCTGCGGCATCCGCACATCAGATATCATCATCTTGCCCCATATCATTCTCAATCGCCGTACATCAGGCATCATTGAGATCGAGATCAAACCGCTGCGCAAGATGGAGAAGAGCAAGTCCTATTACCTGTGCACGTCGCTCTCCACGCCAGCCCTGGGCGCCGGCGGCCCGGGGTCTGCGGGTGGCGCCGTCGGGGGCAAGGGCGGCTCCGGGGTGGCCGGGCTCCCGCCGCCCCCGTGGGCCGAGACCACCTGGATTTATCACGACGGCGAGGACACCAAGATGATCGTGGGGGAGGAGAAGAAGTTCCTGCTGCCTTTCTGGCTGCAGGTGATCTTCATTTCGCTGCTTCTGTGCCTATCGGGCATGTTCAGCGGCCTCAACCTGGGACTCATGGCCCTAGACCCGATGGAGCTGCGCATCGTGCAGAACTGCGGCACGGAGAAGGAGAAGAATTACGCCAAGCGCATCGAGCCCGTGCGCAGGCAGGGCAACTACCTGCTGTGCTCGCTGCTGCTGGGCAACGTGCTGGTCAACACCACGCTCACCATCCTGCTCGACGACATAGCTGGCTCAGGCCTCGTGGCGGTGGTGGTCTCCACCATCGGCATCGTCATCTTCGGGGAGATCGTGCCCCAGGCCATCTGCTCCCGGCACGGCTTGGCTGTGGGGGCCAACACCATCTTCCTCACCAAGTTTTTCATGATGATGACCTTCCCCGCCTCTTACCCCGTAAGCAAGCTGCTGGACTGCGTCCTGGGCCAGGAGATAGGCACCGTCTATAACCGGGAAAAACTGCTGGAGATGCTCCGGGTCACAGACCCCTACAACGACCTCGTAAAGGAGGAGCTGAACATCATCCAAGGAGCGCTGGAGCTCCGCACGAAGACCGTGGAGGACGTGATGACTCCCCTCCGGGACTGTTTCATGATCACCGGCGAAGCCATTCTGGACTTCAACACCATGTCGGAGATCATGGAGAGCGGCTACACTCGGATTCCAGTATTTGAGGGGGAGCGCTCCAACATCGTGGACCTCCTCTTTGTCAAAGACTTGGCCTTCGTGGATCCAGATGACTGTACTCCCCTGAAAACCATCACTAAATTTTATAACCACCCCTTGCACTTTGTTTTCAATGACACCAAGTTGGACGCTATGCTGGAAGAATTTAAGAAAGGTGGGAAATTTTGCTGTCTTTCATTGgcttgctctttctctctccatcctcctccctACTTGAGTCCTCTACCCTCAGAACAACCCCCCAAGGCGAATTGACCggaatttctcttctcttttaattGCAAAGTTGAAAGGATGGCATGGATTTGGGGATGGATTGAACTAGTAAGCGTTTCTAGGTTCTTTAAAAGCACAAGACTGCCATCACTTGCTTTTTCCCATATCAAAAAGCAGGGTTCCTATTTTCTGTGCATGGTACTCTCCCCCCCTGCAGTCTGGTCTTGAGAGGTCTGCTGCATTCATTGCCCGGATTCTGAGTGGGTAGATGAAAGTAGGGACCCGCTCATGCCGTGCTATGCCATTTGGTTGACCTGTACTAATTGCAGGCATTTGGAAAACGTTTAAACAGCTTTTCTAAACCCTATACAATCACTGACGTTTCAGAGATTGGAAGTGCAT is a window encoding:
- the CNNM2 gene encoding metal transporter CNNM2 isoform X1, whose product is MIGWGTCEPEVKMAGGQAAAVLPTWKMAARRSLGSRGRGVLQAAAGRLLPLLLLSCCCGAGGCAAAGENEETVIIGLRLEDTNDVSFMEGGALRVSERTRVKLRVYGQNINNETWSRIAFTEHERRRHSPGERGLGGPAPPEPDSGPQRCGIRTSDIIILPHIILNRRTSGIIEIEIKPLRKMEKSKSYYLCTSLSTPALGAGGPGSAGGAVGGKGGSGVAGLPPPPWAETTWIYHDGEDTKMIVGEEKKFLLPFWLQVIFISLLLCLSGMFSGLNLGLMALDPMELRIVQNCGTEKEKNYAKRIEPVRRQGNYLLCSLLLGNVLVNTTLTILLDDIAGSGLVAVVVSTIGIVIFGEIVPQAICSRHGLAVGANTIFLTKFFMMMTFPASYPVSKLLDCVLGQEIGTVYNREKLLEMLRVTDPYNDLVKEELNIIQGALELRTKTVEDVMTPLRDCFMITGEAILDFNTMSEIMESGYTRIPVFEGERSNIVDLLFVKDLAFVDPDDCTPLKTITKFYNHPLHFVFNDTKLDAMLEEFKKGKSHLAIVQRVNNEGEGDPFYEVLGIVTLEDVIEEIIKSEILDETDLYTDNRTKKKVAHRERKQDFSAFKQTDSEMKVKISPQLLLAMHRFLATEVEAFSPSQMSEKILLRLLKHPNVIQELKYDEKNKKAPEYYLYQRNKPVDYFVLILQGKVEVEAGKEGMKFEASAFSYYGVMALTASPVPLSLSRTFVVSRTELLAAGSPGENKSPPRPCGLNHSDSLSRSDRIDAITPTLGSSNNQLSSSFLQVYIPDYSVRALSDLQFVKISRQQYQNALMASRMDKTPQSSDSENTKIELTLTELHDGLPDETANLLNEQNCVTHSKANHSLHSEGAI
- the CNNM2 gene encoding metal transporter CNNM2 isoform X4 — encoded protein: MIGWGTCEPEVKMAGGQAAAVLPTWKMAARRSLGSRGRGVLQAAAGRLLPLLLLSCCCGAGGCAAAGENEETVIIGLRLEDTNDVSFMEGGALRVSERTRVKLRVYGQNINNETWSRIAFTEHERRRHSPGERGLGGPAPPEPDSGPQRCGIRTSDIIILPHIILNRRTSGIIEIEIKPLRKMEKSKSYYLCTSLSTPALGAGGPGSAGGAVGGKGGSGVAGLPPPPWAETTWIYHDGEDTKMIVGEEKKFLLPFWLQVIFISLLLCLSGMFSGLNLGLMALDPMELRIVQNCGTEKEKNYAKRIEPVRRQGNYLLCSLLLGNVLVNTTLTILLDDIAGSGLVAVVVSTIGIVIFGEIVPQAICSRHGLAVGANTIFLTKFFMMMTFPASYPVSKLLDCVLGQEIGTVYNREKLLEMLRVTDPYNDLVKEELNIIQGALELRTKTVEDVMTPLRDCFMITGEAILDFNTMSEIMESGYTRIPVFEGERSNIVDLLFVKDLAFVDPDDCTPLKTITKFYNHPLHFVFNDTKLDAMLEEFKKDSVDFRHGITGMACSVLRSLGF
- the CNNM2 gene encoding metal transporter CNNM2 isoform X3, which codes for MIGWGTCEPEVKMAGGQAAAVLPTWKMAARRSLGSRGRGVLQAAAGRLLPLLLLSCCCGAGGCAAAGENEETVIIGLRLEDTNDVSFMEGGALRVSERTRVKLRVYGQNINNETWSRIAFTEHERRRHSPGERGLGGPAPPEPDSGPQRCGIRTSDIIILPHIILNRRTSGIIEIEIKPLRKMEKSKSYYLCTSLSTPALGAGGPGSAGGAVGGKGGSGVAGLPPPPWAETTWIYHDGEDTKMIVGEEKKFLLPFWLQVIFISLLLCLSGMFSGLNLGLMALDPMELRIVQNCGTEKEKNYAKRIEPVRRQGNYLLCSLLLGNVLVNTTLTILLDDIAGSGLVAVVVSTIGIVIFGEIVPQAICSRHGLAVGANTIFLTKFFMMMTFPASYPVSKLLDCVLGQEIGTVYNREKLLEMLRVTDPYNDLVKEELNIIQGALELRTKTVEDVMTPLRDCFMITGEAILDFNTMSEIMESGYTRIPVFEGERSNIVDLLFVKDLAFVDPDDCTPLKTITKFYNHPLHFVFNDTKLDAMLEEFKKAKYFLKNRDEECSCHLSGKTSLSIWKCR
- the CNNM2 gene encoding metal transporter CNNM2 isoform X2; translated protein: MIGWGTCEPEVKMAGGQAAAVLPTWKMAARRSLGSRGRGVLQAAAGRLLPLLLLSCCCGAGGCAAAGENEETVIIGLRLEDTNDVSFMEGGALRVSERTRVKLRVYGQNINNETWSRIAFTEHERRRHSPGERGLGGPAPPEPDSGPQRCGIRTSDIIILPHIILNRRTSGIIEIEIKPLRKMEKSKSYYLCTSLSTPALGAGGPGSAGGAVGGKGGSGVAGLPPPPWAETTWIYHDGEDTKMIVGEEKKFLLPFWLQVIFISLLLCLSGMFSGLNLGLMALDPMELRIVQNCGTEKEKNYAKRIEPVRRQGNYLLCSLLLGNVLVNTTLTILLDDIAGSGLVAVVVSTIGIVIFGEIVPQAICSRHGLAVGANTIFLTKFFMMMTFPASYPVSKLLDCVLGQEIGTVYNREKLLEMLRVTDPYNDLVKEELNIIQGALELRTKTVEDVMTPLRDCFMITGEAILDFNTMSEIMESGYTRIPVFEGERSNIVDLLFVKDLAFVDPDDCTPLKTITKFYNHPLHFVFNDTKLDAMLEEFKKGKSHLAIVQRVNNEGEGDPFYEVLGIVTLEDVIEEIIKSEILDETDLYTDNRTKKKVAHRERKQDFSAFKQTDSEMKVKISPQLLLAMHRFLATEVEAFSPSQMSEKILLRLLKHPNVIQELKYDEKNKKAPEYYLYQRNKPVDYFVLILQGKVEVEAGKEGMKFEASAFSYYGVMALTASPGENKSPPRPCGLNHSDSLSRSDRIDAITPTLGSSNNQLSSSFLQVYIPDYSVRALSDLQFVKISRQQYQNALMASRMDKTPQSSDSENTKIELTLTELHDGLPDETANLLNEQNCVTHSKANHSLHSEGAI